A stretch of the Oxyura jamaicensis isolate SHBP4307 breed ruddy duck chromosome 4, BPBGC_Ojam_1.0, whole genome shotgun sequence genome encodes the following:
- the LOC118166869 gene encoding claudin-22-like, whose amino-acid sequence MALAYRPVMQLGGMLLSLLGWVLSCLTTYLPQWKNLNLELNELEIWTMGLWQACVVQEEGGMQCKDFDSFLALPPELRISRILMFFSNGLGLLGLLLSGFGLDCLKIGERQQDQKKRLLQFGGMLFWISGITVIVPVSWVAHSTVQEFWDENIPDIVPRNDKFFRQPKSPHKGPARQKTLGSLSNACSVRQSHGQQNLALICQN is encoded by the exons ATGGCCTTGGCCTATCGGCCAGTGATGCAGTTAGGTGGCATGTTGTTATCTCTGTTGGGATGGGTCCTGTCCTGCCTCACTACCTACTTACCCCAGTGGAAAAATCTTAACTTGGAACTGAATGAACTGGAGATCTGGACCATGGGACTCTGGCAAGCTTGTGTTGTCCAGGAAGAAGGGGGAATGCAATGCAAGGACTTTGATTCTTTCTTAGCTTTGCCTCCAGAACTCAGGATTTCTAggattttgatgtttttctccAATGGATTGGGGCTTTTGGGCCTCTTACTCTCAGGATTTGGGTTGGACTGTTTGAAAATTGGTGAAAGACAACAGGATCAAAAGAAACGGCTGTTGCAGTTTGGAGGAATGCTCTTCTGGATATCGGGGATTACGGTTATTGTCCCAGTTTCTTGGGTTGCCCACTCCACAGTCCAGGAATTTTGGGATGAGAATATACCAGATATTGTTCCCAG aaatgacAAATTCTTCCGTCAACCAAAATCTCCACACAAAGGGCCAGCAAGACAGAAGACGTTAGGAAGTCTAAGCAATGCGTGCTCAGTAAG ACAATCCCATGGACAGCAGAATTTGGCTTTAATATGCCAAAATTAG
- the LOC118165829 gene encoding claudin-22-like, translating into MNLVHRHRLQLVGLLLSALGWILTTTCNYLPDWKNLNLDLNELELWTMGLWQTCIVQDVGGTQCKDFDSFLALPLEFRISRILVSSSNGLGFLSLVISSLGLDCLMMEDTEQKLKKQLLLLGGILMWVSGVLVLVPVSWVAHNIIQEFWDEEIPEIVPRWEIGDALFSGWFGGFFIILGGSLLLSTVFLSSEHQLPEQYIMADMQDTHQYVETGNRRR; encoded by the coding sequence ATGAACTTGGTCCACAGACACAGGCTACAATTAGTTGGATTGCTGTTGTCTGCACTAGGATGGATTTTAACCACTACCTGTAACTATTTACCAGACTGGAAAAATCTCAACTTAGACTTAAACGAACTGGAGCTTTGGACTATGGGACTCTGGCAAACGTGTATAGTCCAAGATGTGGGAGGAACACAGTGTAAAGACTTTGATTCTTTCCTAGCTTTGCCTCTAGAATTCAGGATTTCCAGGATTTTAGTATCTTCATCAAATGGACTAGGCTTTCTGAGCCTTGTGATCTCTAGTCTTGGTTTGGACTGCCTAATGATGGAGGACACAGAGCAGAAGCTAAAGAAACAGCTGTTACTTCTTGGAGGAATACTCATGTGGGTATCTGGAGTTCTGGTCCTAGTCCCTGTTTCTTGGGTTGCCCATAATATAATCCAGGAATTTTGGGATGAAGAGATCCCGGAGATTGTACCCAGATGGGAAATAGGGGATGCACTGTTCAGTGGCtggtttgggggatttttcATAATTCTAGGAGGCTCCCTACTCCTCTCCACAGTCTTCTTGTCATCTGAGCATCAATTACCAGAACAGTATATAATGGCAGATATGCAAGACACCCATCAGTATGTGGAAACTGGAAACAGAAGACGTTGA